The following nucleotide sequence is from Kiritimatiella glycovorans.
ACCGCGGGCCTCGGCATCTGGGAGTGGGCCAGCAACGACCGCGGCGGCGAACCCGACGTGGTCATGGCCTGCGCGGGCGACGTCCCCACACTGGAGACCCTGGCCGCCGTGGACATCCTCAGGCGACGCTTCCCCGAACTCAGGGTGCGGGTGGTGAACGTGGTCGATCTCATGACCCTGCAGCCCGAGTCGGAACACCCGCACGGACTGCCGGACAAGGACTTCGATGCGATGTTCACGACGGACAAGCCGATCATCTTCGCCTACCACGGATACCCTTGGCTGATCCACCGGCTCACGTACCGCCGCACGAACCATCGCAATCTTCACGTTCGGGGATACAAGGAGGAAGGCACGACCACCACACCGTTCGACATGGTGGTGCGCAACGATCTGGACCGTTTTCATCTGGTCGGCGACGTGATCGATCGCGTGGAGAAACTCGGCTACGCGGCGGCGTATACCAAGCAGATGCTGCGGGACAGGCTTATCGAACACCGCGAGTACGTACAGCGTTACGGAGAGGACGTGCCCGAAATCCGGGACTGGGTGTGGCCCGGCTGAGGGGCCGTGCTCCGGATCACGGTGGGCGCGGACGATTCCCGGCCCTGCCGCCTGTTTGACGACCCGGCGGGCGCGGGTGTACCATGCGTGTGAACAGGCAAGGAGGCGGTGTATGGTCATCCGGTCACACACGATTCCGGTGTTCCTCTTCCTGGCGGTCTCTTTCGCCATGGCCGTCCAGGCCGCCCCGAACCGAAAGAAAGAAGGAGAGAGCCCGATGCAGCTGAGTTCATCCGCGTTCGAGTCCGGGGAGATGATTCCGTCGCAATATACCTGTGACGGGGCTGACGTCTCGATTCCCCTTTCCTGGACGAACGCGCCTGAAGGAGTCCGCAGTTTCGCCCTGATCGTCGACGATCCCGACGCGCCGGTGGGAACCTGGGTGCACTGGGTCATGTACAATATCCCGGCGGATGTGCGCGCCCTGCCGGAGAATATCCCCGCCGACCCCCAAACGGAAAACGGCGCCGTTCAGGGTCTCAACGACTTCCGCCGCATCGGCTAC
It contains:
- a CDS encoding YbhB/YbcL family Raf kinase inhibitor-like protein; this encodes MVIRSHTIPVFLFLAVSFAMAVQAAPNRKKEGESPMQLSSSAFESGEMIPSQYTCDGADVSIPLSWTNAPEGVRSFALIVDDPDAPVGTWVHWVMYNIPADVRALPENIPADPQTENGAVQGLNDFRRIGYGGPCPPDGTHRYFFRLFALDTELGLEPGASRDELLEAIEGHVIAKAELMGRYKRQ